In the Bacillus shivajii genome, one interval contains:
- the glmM gene encoding phosphoglucosamine mutase, whose protein sequence is MGKFFGTDGVRGVANKELTPELAFKLGRFGGYVLTKETEKPKILIGRDTRVSGHMLEGALVAGLLSIGAEVMRLGVISTPGVAYLTKALSADAGVMISASHNPVEDNGIKFFGSDGFKLLDSQEEEIEKLLQQENDMEDDLPRPVGGEVGQVNDYFEGGQKYLQFLKQTITEDFSGLNIAIDCAHGAASPLATHLFADLEAEQISTIGSSPNGVNINDGVGSTHPDPLVELVKEKGADIGLAFDGDADRLIAVDENGKIVDGDQIMFICAKYMKEQGRLNNNTAVSTVMSNLGFYKALEEIGVETKQTAVGDRYVMEEMRNGSFNLGGEQSGHIIFLDYTTTGDGLLSALQLCQIVKATGKPLSELASEMKKYPQKLVNVRVADKHALHNNSVITDEINAVEAEMQGEGRILVRPSGTEPLVRVMAEAPSEELCDKYVQKIVDVVKRELGSLE, encoded by the coding sequence ATGGGAAAGTTTTTTGGAACAGATGGTGTGAGAGGGGTAGCCAATAAAGAGCTAACACCTGAACTAGCTTTTAAGCTTGGTAGATTCGGTGGCTATGTACTAACAAAAGAAACAGAAAAACCAAAGATCCTAATCGGAAGAGATACAAGAGTTTCAGGACATATGCTTGAAGGGGCACTAGTTGCTGGATTGTTATCAATCGGTGCGGAAGTGATGCGTTTAGGCGTTATTTCTACACCTGGAGTGGCATATTTAACAAAGGCATTAAGCGCAGATGCAGGTGTCATGATTTCAGCATCTCATAATCCGGTTGAAGACAATGGGATTAAGTTTTTTGGATCTGACGGGTTTAAACTGTTAGATAGTCAAGAGGAAGAAATTGAGAAGCTTTTACAGCAAGAAAACGACATGGAAGATGACTTACCACGGCCAGTTGGTGGTGAAGTTGGTCAAGTGAATGATTACTTTGAGGGTGGTCAGAAGTACCTTCAGTTTTTAAAACAGACAATCACAGAAGATTTCTCTGGTTTAAACATTGCAATTGATTGTGCGCATGGAGCTGCTTCTCCACTTGCGACACATCTATTCGCTGACTTAGAAGCAGAGCAAATTTCAACGATTGGTAGCTCGCCAAATGGTGTAAATATCAATGATGGCGTTGGATCAACACATCCTGACCCACTTGTTGAACTTGTGAAAGAAAAAGGGGCTGACATTGGTCTCGCGTTTGATGGCGATGCAGATCGTTTAATTGCAGTCGATGAAAATGGTAAGATCGTTGATGGCGACCAAATCATGTTCATTTGTGCGAAGTATATGAAAGAACAAGGTCGATTAAACAATAATACGGCTGTATCAACAGTAATGAGTAACTTAGGGTTCTATAAGGCGTTAGAGGAAATCGGTGTTGAGACGAAGCAAACAGCAGTAGGTGACCGTTACGTGATGGAAGAAATGCGTAATGGCAGCTTCAACCTTGGTGGAGAGCAGTCTGGTCACATTATTTTCTTAGACTATACAACGACAGGTGATGGACTGTTATCAGCACTTCAGCTTTGCCAAATTGTGAAAGCAACAGGTAAGCCATTATCTGAACTTGCATCTGAAATGAAGAAATACCCGCAAAAACTTGTGAACGTACGAGTTGCAGATAAGCATGCACTTCACAACAATAGTGTCATTACAGATGAAATCAACGCAGTAGAAGCAGAAATGCAAGGTGAAGGCCGTATTCTTGTACGTCCATCAGGTACAGAGCCACTAGTACGTGTGATGGCAGAAGCGCCGTCTGAAGAGCTTTGTGATAAATACGTGCAAAAAATTGTTGATGTTGTGAAAAGGGAATTAGGTTCTTTAGAATAG
- the glmS gene encoding glutamine--fructose-6-phosphate transaminase (isomerizing), with product MCGIVGYVGTEDAKEILLKGLEKLEYRGYDSAGVAIANDKGVHVYKEKGRIASLREVVDTNEEGFIGIGHTRWATHGAPSQVNAHPHQSETNRFTIVHNGVIENYNQLSREYLQDVDLVSDTDTEIIVQLIDRFANEGMTTEEAFRKTLSLLKGSYATALLDKEDPETIYVGKNKSPLLVGLSDGVNVVASDAMAMLQVTNEFVELMDEEIVVVTRESATIKTLDGTVMSRDPYTAELDASDIEKGTYPHFMLKEIDEQPFVMRNIITKYQDEDDRIKLDEDIRQAMNDADRIYIIAAGTSYHAGLVGKQLIEKIAKKPVETHIASEFLYNMPLISEKPLFIFISQSGETADLRGVLVNVKKQGHKALTITNVPGSTLSREADYTLHTYAGPEIAVASTKAYTAQMAVLAILAVDTAKAAGVEMDFDPLQELAIVANAMETLTDQKEALEVIAREYLSVTRSCFFIGRAVDYFVCLEGALKLKEISYIQAEGFAGGELKHGTIALIEEGTPVVGLATQEHVNLSIRGNMKEVVARGASPCMISMEGFEEEDDALVIPRVHEYLTPLVSVIPLQIISYYAALHRDCDVDKPRNLAKSVTVE from the coding sequence ATGTGTGGTATTGTTGGATACGTAGGAACAGAGGATGCTAAGGAGATTTTACTAAAAGGTCTTGAGAAGCTTGAATATAGAGGATACGACTCAGCAGGGGTTGCGATTGCAAATGATAAAGGTGTTCACGTTTATAAAGAAAAAGGCCGAATTGCAAGCCTTCGTGAAGTAGTTGACACGAATGAAGAAGGTTTTATCGGAATCGGTCATACGCGTTGGGCGACCCACGGAGCACCAAGCCAAGTGAATGCTCACCCTCATCAGAGCGAAACGAATCGCTTTACAATCGTACACAACGGAGTGATTGAGAACTACAATCAGTTAAGCCGTGAGTACCTTCAAGATGTTGACTTAGTCAGTGATACAGATACAGAAATTATCGTACAGCTGATTGACCGTTTTGCAAATGAAGGAATGACGACAGAAGAAGCATTCCGTAAAACATTAAGTCTATTGAAGGGATCATACGCGACTGCTCTGTTGGATAAGGAAGACCCTGAAACAATCTATGTTGGGAAAAACAAAAGTCCATTACTTGTTGGCTTAAGTGACGGCGTCAATGTTGTTGCAAGTGACGCGATGGCGATGCTACAAGTGACAAATGAATTCGTTGAGTTAATGGACGAAGAAATTGTTGTTGTAACACGTGAAAGTGCAACAATTAAAACATTAGACGGTACAGTTATGTCTCGCGATCCTTACACAGCGGAACTTGATGCAAGTGATATCGAAAAAGGTACGTACCCTCACTTCATGCTTAAAGAAATTGATGAGCAGCCTTTTGTTATGCGTAATATCATTACGAAATACCAAGACGAAGATGATCGTATTAAGCTTGACGAAGATATTCGCCAAGCGATGAACGATGCTGACCGTATTTATATTATTGCAGCTGGAACGAGTTACCACGCGGGACTTGTTGGAAAACAGCTGATCGAAAAGATTGCGAAAAAGCCGGTTGAAACGCATATCGCAAGTGAATTCTTGTACAACATGCCTTTAATTAGCGAAAAACCACTCTTTATTTTCATCTCCCAAAGTGGAGAAACAGCAGACCTTCGTGGTGTGTTAGTCAACGTGAAAAAACAAGGTCATAAAGCATTAACGATTACAAACGTACCTGGCTCTACGCTTTCTCGTGAAGCAGATTACACGTTACACACGTATGCAGGTCCAGAAATTGCCGTTGCATCAACGAAAGCTTACACAGCACAAATGGCTGTTTTAGCGATCTTAGCTGTTGATACGGCAAAAGCAGCAGGGGTTGAAATGGACTTTGATCCACTTCAAGAACTTGCGATCGTTGCAAATGCAATGGAAACATTAACAGACCAAAAAGAAGCTCTTGAAGTCATCGCTCGTGAATACTTGAGTGTTACTCGCAGCTGTTTCTTCATCGGCCGTGCTGTTGACTACTTCGTTTGTTTAGAAGGAGCATTGAAGCTGAAAGAGATCTCTTACATTCAAGCAGAAGGCTTTGCAGGCGGAGAATTAAAGCACGGAACAATTGCATTAATTGAAGAAGGAACACCAGTGGTTGGCCTTGCAACGCAAGAGCACGTAAACTTAAGCATTCGTGGAAACATGAAAGAAGTTGTTGCACGTGGTGCATCACCTTGCATGATCAGTATGGAAGGTTTCGAAGAGGAAGATGATGCACTTGTCATCCCACGAGTACACGAATACCTTACTCCACTTGTGAGCGTGATTCCACTTCAAATTATCTCTTACTACGCAGCACTACACCGTGACTGCGACGTCGATAAGCCACGTAACTTAGCAAAATCAGTTACAGTAGAATAA